A stretch of the Conger conger chromosome 3, fConCon1.1, whole genome shotgun sequence genome encodes the following:
- the LOC133124705 gene encoding uncharacterized protein LOC133124705 isoform X1, with protein MVVMSLGCCFVLPFLNLLLVISVHCNNVPDGVQVECRDRYLWVSIEKPLADRIFQIEALDDTGVYPIMEKYASECGYTHTYDDASGNAILRASYLSCHTDNPTDEVFVFNFNLITSDQGAVSVPLSKTCTLSLPWSNREVICEHKYMEVSVRNVHCASNGETSNSSTSSVAHESATNGFKVLFLKGGEEVASLSIGDARMLGYVIDATAERIVFRAAYGQPHSEIKKINGIPVEVAHATVFFRRSWTVVMIDLTGACTSNLGSFDGEKLLWKTPMVMTPLLYDHSGFVSEHIRFGVKGQLLDDSTIRDWGYMLDISGDSVWIGVPYSANGGHRWSFVEDNTYSEYYWVSLYYEHVFMDGSGHLTRFRQVKKLTSPLLLQVPFTIDQTILEEHYFTVYLGNFPYDVELFDVVLNGEPFSVPEAIQSGYPIARVPHSNGTHAYVLRVPFEDPVVPKMYFSEGILQYSLNINYTLNIIPHDPYYHSASVIAQIKDVFPPDFNGVCTETGIIFKMDHQKLGYLWEIGIGHYPLTTELAAHRGYLLHNDSRRLTLEVPVFTLGYIYEDINLKQFFGTFEILSRDAKTLEIQKSAAKRCLFRTDELIVCSPDGVMTVVANVTAPLPEAEPSRATLLDAGCKPDDFDESRVLFAFRVNACGTRVMVDDSYITYENEILVNRGLFPEGAPVITRDADFRLTVQCYYPVHDFNQLFVDRKFKSETPGFGSINQASDLTVKHMPKQTTPPNVPKQTTPHVPKQKTPPTVATATTKLGPVQYVRVTLG; from the exons ATTGCCTTTTCTTAATTTGCTGTTGGTCATAAGTGTTCACTGTAACAATGTTCCTGATG GTGTCCAGGTGGAGTGTCGTGATCGATACCTCTGGGTGTCCATAGAAAAGCCACTTGCTGACCGTATTTTCCAAATTGAAGCTTTGG ATGATACTGGTGTGTACCCAATCATGGAGAAGTATGCATCAGAGTGTGGCTACACGCATACCTATGATGATGCAAGTGGAAACGCAATCCTCAGGGCATCCTACCTGTCCTGCCACACTGACAATCCA ACTGATGAGGTCTTTGTCTTCAATTTCAACTTGATCACCAGTGACCAAGGCGCAGTCTCTGTCCCTTTGTCAAAAACCTGTACACTGTCACTGCCCTGGTCAAACCGGGAGGTCATCTGTGAACATAAATATATGGAG gtctcTGTTAGAAATGTGCACTGTGCCTCCAATGGAGAAACCTCTAACTCTTCTACCTCTTCTGTT GCTCATGAGTCTGCCACAAATGGCTTCAAGGTTCTGTTTCTGAAAGGGGGTGAGGAAGTTGCCTCCCTGTCAATTGGTGATGCACGGATGCTTGGTTATGTCATTGATGCCACCGCGGAAAGGATTGTCTTTCGTGCAGCCTACGGCCAGCCCCACTCGGAAATAAAAAAG ATTAATGGGATTCCTGTTGAGGTGGCACATGCAACGGTGTTCTTCCGCCGGAGTTGGACGGTGGTGATGATAGACTTAACAGGAGCTTGTACCTCAA ATTTGGGTTCTTTTGATGGTGAAAAATTGCTGTGGAAGACTCCCATGGTTATGACCCCGCTGCTGTACGACCACTCTGGATTTGTGAGTGAGCACATCCGTTTTGGTGTGAAAGGCCAGCTCCTGGATGATTCCACAATTCGTGATTGGGGTTACATGCTGGATATTAGTGGGGACTCTGTGTGGATTGGTGTCCCGTATTCTGCAAATGGAGGGCACCGATGG AGCTTTGTGGAAGACAACACCTACTCTGAGTACTATTGGGTATCCCTGTATTATGAGCATGTGTTTATGGATGGTAGTGGCCATCTCACCAGATTCCGCCAGGTAAAGAAACTTACCAGTCCCCTGCTGCTTCAAGTCCCCTTCACAATTGACC AGACCATCCTTGAAGAACACTACTTCACTGTGTATCTGGGCAATTTCCCTTATGATGTGGAGCTCTTTGATGTGGTCCTCAATGGAGAGCCTTTCAGTGTGCCTGAGGCAATTCAAAGTGGCTATCCAATCGCAAGGGTCCCTCACTCTAATGGAACTCATGCATATGTCCTCAGGGTTCCTTTTGAGGATCCTGTTGTACCTAAAATG tacTTCAGTGAGGGGATCCTCCAGTATTCTTTGAACATAAACTACACTCTAAACATCATTCCTCATGACCCTTACTACCATTCAGCTTCTGTAATTGCTCAGATCAAGGATGTGT TCCCTCCTGATTTCAATGGGGTCTGCACAGAGACCGGCATAATCTTCAAGATGGACCACCAAAAATTGGGTTACCTGTGGGAGATTGGCATTGGGCATTATCCCCTCACCACTGAGTTGGCAGCACATCGTGGCTACCTTCTGCACAATGATAGCCGGAGATTGACTCTAGAGGTGCCAGTCTTTACACTTGGTTATATCTATGAG GACATTAACCTGAAGCAGTTTTTTGGCACATTTGAAATTCTGTCAAGGGATGCAAAGACACTGGAAATACAAAAATCTGCAGCCAAGCGTTGCCTCTTCAGAACTGATGAGCTAATAG TTTGTTCACCAGATGGTGTCATGACTGTGGTAGCCAATGTGACTGCCCCACTACCGGAAGCTGAGCCAAGCAGAGCCACTCTTCTGGATGCTGGCTGCAAGCCTGACGACTTTGATGAATCTAGGGTTCTCTTTGCCTTTAGAGTGAACGCATGCGGGACCAGGGTGATG GTTGATGATTCCTACATTACCTATGAGAATGAGATTTTGGTAAATCGAGGACTTTTTCCAGAGGGGGCACCAGTCATCACCAGGGATGCCGATTTCAG GCTGACTGTACAATGCTACTATCCAGTCCATGATTTCAATCAACTGTTTGTGGACAGGAAGTTCAAGTCTGAGACTCCTGGTTTTGGCTCCATCAATCAGGCTTCAGACTTAACCGTGAAAC ATATGCCCAAACAAACTACTCCTCCAAATGTGCCAAAACAAACCACCCCTCATGTGCCCAAACAAAAGACCCCCC
- the LOC133124705 gene encoding uncharacterized protein LOC133124705 isoform X2 — translation MVVMSLGCCFVLPFLNLLLVISVHCNNVPDGVQVECRDRYLWVSIEKPLADRIFQIEALDDTGVYPIMEKYASECGYTHTYDDASGNAILRASYLSCHTDNPTDEVFVFNFNLITSDQGAVSVPLSKTCTLSLPWSNREVICEHKYMEVSVRNVHCASNGETSNSSTSSVAHESATNGFKVLFLKGGEEVASLSIGDARMLGYVIDATAERIVFRAAYGQPHSEIKKINGIPVEVAHATVFFRRSWTVVMIDLTGACTSNLGSFDGEKLLWKTPMVMTPLLYDHSGFVSEHIRFGVKGQLLDDSTIRDWGYMLDISGDSVWIGVPYSANGGHRWSFVEDNTYSEYYWVSLYYEHVFMDGSGHLTRFRQVKKLTSPLLLQVPFTIDQTILEEHYFTVYLGNFPYDVELFDVVLNGEPFSVPEAIQSGYPIARVPHSNGTHAYVLRVPFEDPVVPKMYFSEGILQYSLNINYTLNIIPHDPYYHSASVIAQIKDVFPPDFNGVCTETGIIFKMDHQKLGYLWEIGIGHYPLTTELAAHRGYLLHNDSRRLTLEVPVFTLGYIYEDINLKQFFGTFEILSRDAKTLEIQKSAAKRCLFRTDELIVCSPDGVMTVVANVTAPLPEAEPSRATITYENEILVNRGLFPEGAPVITRDADFRLTVQCYYPVHDFNQLFVDRKFKSETPGFGSINQASDLTVKHMPKQTTPPNVPKQTTPHVPKQKTPPTVATATTKLGPVQYVRVTLG, via the exons ATTGCCTTTTCTTAATTTGCTGTTGGTCATAAGTGTTCACTGTAACAATGTTCCTGATG GTGTCCAGGTGGAGTGTCGTGATCGATACCTCTGGGTGTCCATAGAAAAGCCACTTGCTGACCGTATTTTCCAAATTGAAGCTTTGG ATGATACTGGTGTGTACCCAATCATGGAGAAGTATGCATCAGAGTGTGGCTACACGCATACCTATGATGATGCAAGTGGAAACGCAATCCTCAGGGCATCCTACCTGTCCTGCCACACTGACAATCCA ACTGATGAGGTCTTTGTCTTCAATTTCAACTTGATCACCAGTGACCAAGGCGCAGTCTCTGTCCCTTTGTCAAAAACCTGTACACTGTCACTGCCCTGGTCAAACCGGGAGGTCATCTGTGAACATAAATATATGGAG gtctcTGTTAGAAATGTGCACTGTGCCTCCAATGGAGAAACCTCTAACTCTTCTACCTCTTCTGTT GCTCATGAGTCTGCCACAAATGGCTTCAAGGTTCTGTTTCTGAAAGGGGGTGAGGAAGTTGCCTCCCTGTCAATTGGTGATGCACGGATGCTTGGTTATGTCATTGATGCCACCGCGGAAAGGATTGTCTTTCGTGCAGCCTACGGCCAGCCCCACTCGGAAATAAAAAAG ATTAATGGGATTCCTGTTGAGGTGGCACATGCAACGGTGTTCTTCCGCCGGAGTTGGACGGTGGTGATGATAGACTTAACAGGAGCTTGTACCTCAA ATTTGGGTTCTTTTGATGGTGAAAAATTGCTGTGGAAGACTCCCATGGTTATGACCCCGCTGCTGTACGACCACTCTGGATTTGTGAGTGAGCACATCCGTTTTGGTGTGAAAGGCCAGCTCCTGGATGATTCCACAATTCGTGATTGGGGTTACATGCTGGATATTAGTGGGGACTCTGTGTGGATTGGTGTCCCGTATTCTGCAAATGGAGGGCACCGATGG AGCTTTGTGGAAGACAACACCTACTCTGAGTACTATTGGGTATCCCTGTATTATGAGCATGTGTTTATGGATGGTAGTGGCCATCTCACCAGATTCCGCCAGGTAAAGAAACTTACCAGTCCCCTGCTGCTTCAAGTCCCCTTCACAATTGACC AGACCATCCTTGAAGAACACTACTTCACTGTGTATCTGGGCAATTTCCCTTATGATGTGGAGCTCTTTGATGTGGTCCTCAATGGAGAGCCTTTCAGTGTGCCTGAGGCAATTCAAAGTGGCTATCCAATCGCAAGGGTCCCTCACTCTAATGGAACTCATGCATATGTCCTCAGGGTTCCTTTTGAGGATCCTGTTGTACCTAAAATG tacTTCAGTGAGGGGATCCTCCAGTATTCTTTGAACATAAACTACACTCTAAACATCATTCCTCATGACCCTTACTACCATTCAGCTTCTGTAATTGCTCAGATCAAGGATGTGT TCCCTCCTGATTTCAATGGGGTCTGCACAGAGACCGGCATAATCTTCAAGATGGACCACCAAAAATTGGGTTACCTGTGGGAGATTGGCATTGGGCATTATCCCCTCACCACTGAGTTGGCAGCACATCGTGGCTACCTTCTGCACAATGATAGCCGGAGATTGACTCTAGAGGTGCCAGTCTTTACACTTGGTTATATCTATGAG GACATTAACCTGAAGCAGTTTTTTGGCACATTTGAAATTCTGTCAAGGGATGCAAAGACACTGGAAATACAAAAATCTGCAGCCAAGCGTTGCCTCTTCAGAACTGATGAGCTAATAG TTTGTTCACCAGATGGTGTCATGACTGTGGTAGCCAATGTGACTGCCCCACTACCGGAAGCTGAGCCAAGCAGAGCCACT ATTACCTATGAGAATGAGATTTTGGTAAATCGAGGACTTTTTCCAGAGGGGGCACCAGTCATCACCAGGGATGCCGATTTCAG GCTGACTGTACAATGCTACTATCCAGTCCATGATTTCAATCAACTGTTTGTGGACAGGAAGTTCAAGTCTGAGACTCCTGGTTTTGGCTCCATCAATCAGGCTTCAGACTTAACCGTGAAAC ATATGCCCAAACAAACTACTCCTCCAAATGTGCCAAAACAAACCACCCCTCATGTGCCCAAACAAAAGACCCCCC
- the LOC133124705 gene encoding uncharacterized protein LOC133124705 isoform X3 — MEKYASECGYTHTYDDASGNAILRASYLSCHTDNPTDEVFVFNFNLITSDQGAVSVPLSKTCTLSLPWSNREVICEHKYMEVSVRNVHCASNGETSNSSTSSVAHESATNGFKVLFLKGGEEVASLSIGDARMLGYVIDATAERIVFRAAYGQPHSEIKKINGIPVEVAHATVFFRRSWTVVMIDLTGACTSNLGSFDGEKLLWKTPMVMTPLLYDHSGFVSEHIRFGVKGQLLDDSTIRDWGYMLDISGDSVWIGVPYSANGGHRWSFVEDNTYSEYYWVSLYYEHVFMDGSGHLTRFRQVKKLTSPLLLQVPFTIDQTILEEHYFTVYLGNFPYDVELFDVVLNGEPFSVPEAIQSGYPIARVPHSNGTHAYVLRVPFEDPVVPKMYFSEGILQYSLNINYTLNIIPHDPYYHSASVIAQIKDVFPPDFNGVCTETGIIFKMDHQKLGYLWEIGIGHYPLTTELAAHRGYLLHNDSRRLTLEVPVFTLGYIYEDINLKQFFGTFEILSRDAKTLEIQKSAAKRCLFRTDELIVCSPDGVMTVVANVTAPLPEAEPSRATLLDAGCKPDDFDESRVLFAFRVNACGTRVMVDDSYITYENEILVNRGLFPEGAPVITRDADFRLTVQCYYPVHDFNQLFVDRKFKSETPGFGSINQASDLTVKHMPKQTTPPNVPKQTTPHVPKQKTPPTVATATTKLGPVQYVRVTLG; from the exons ATGGAGAAGTATGCATCAGAGTGTGGCTACACGCATACCTATGATGATGCAAGTGGAAACGCAATCCTCAGGGCATCCTACCTGTCCTGCCACACTGACAATCCA ACTGATGAGGTCTTTGTCTTCAATTTCAACTTGATCACCAGTGACCAAGGCGCAGTCTCTGTCCCTTTGTCAAAAACCTGTACACTGTCACTGCCCTGGTCAAACCGGGAGGTCATCTGTGAACATAAATATATGGAG gtctcTGTTAGAAATGTGCACTGTGCCTCCAATGGAGAAACCTCTAACTCTTCTACCTCTTCTGTT GCTCATGAGTCTGCCACAAATGGCTTCAAGGTTCTGTTTCTGAAAGGGGGTGAGGAAGTTGCCTCCCTGTCAATTGGTGATGCACGGATGCTTGGTTATGTCATTGATGCCACCGCGGAAAGGATTGTCTTTCGTGCAGCCTACGGCCAGCCCCACTCGGAAATAAAAAAG ATTAATGGGATTCCTGTTGAGGTGGCACATGCAACGGTGTTCTTCCGCCGGAGTTGGACGGTGGTGATGATAGACTTAACAGGAGCTTGTACCTCAA ATTTGGGTTCTTTTGATGGTGAAAAATTGCTGTGGAAGACTCCCATGGTTATGACCCCGCTGCTGTACGACCACTCTGGATTTGTGAGTGAGCACATCCGTTTTGGTGTGAAAGGCCAGCTCCTGGATGATTCCACAATTCGTGATTGGGGTTACATGCTGGATATTAGTGGGGACTCTGTGTGGATTGGTGTCCCGTATTCTGCAAATGGAGGGCACCGATGG AGCTTTGTGGAAGACAACACCTACTCTGAGTACTATTGGGTATCCCTGTATTATGAGCATGTGTTTATGGATGGTAGTGGCCATCTCACCAGATTCCGCCAGGTAAAGAAACTTACCAGTCCCCTGCTGCTTCAAGTCCCCTTCACAATTGACC AGACCATCCTTGAAGAACACTACTTCACTGTGTATCTGGGCAATTTCCCTTATGATGTGGAGCTCTTTGATGTGGTCCTCAATGGAGAGCCTTTCAGTGTGCCTGAGGCAATTCAAAGTGGCTATCCAATCGCAAGGGTCCCTCACTCTAATGGAACTCATGCATATGTCCTCAGGGTTCCTTTTGAGGATCCTGTTGTACCTAAAATG tacTTCAGTGAGGGGATCCTCCAGTATTCTTTGAACATAAACTACACTCTAAACATCATTCCTCATGACCCTTACTACCATTCAGCTTCTGTAATTGCTCAGATCAAGGATGTGT TCCCTCCTGATTTCAATGGGGTCTGCACAGAGACCGGCATAATCTTCAAGATGGACCACCAAAAATTGGGTTACCTGTGGGAGATTGGCATTGGGCATTATCCCCTCACCACTGAGTTGGCAGCACATCGTGGCTACCTTCTGCACAATGATAGCCGGAGATTGACTCTAGAGGTGCCAGTCTTTACACTTGGTTATATCTATGAG GACATTAACCTGAAGCAGTTTTTTGGCACATTTGAAATTCTGTCAAGGGATGCAAAGACACTGGAAATACAAAAATCTGCAGCCAAGCGTTGCCTCTTCAGAACTGATGAGCTAATAG TTTGTTCACCAGATGGTGTCATGACTGTGGTAGCCAATGTGACTGCCCCACTACCGGAAGCTGAGCCAAGCAGAGCCACTCTTCTGGATGCTGGCTGCAAGCCTGACGACTTTGATGAATCTAGGGTTCTCTTTGCCTTTAGAGTGAACGCATGCGGGACCAGGGTGATG GTTGATGATTCCTACATTACCTATGAGAATGAGATTTTGGTAAATCGAGGACTTTTTCCAGAGGGGGCACCAGTCATCACCAGGGATGCCGATTTCAG GCTGACTGTACAATGCTACTATCCAGTCCATGATTTCAATCAACTGTTTGTGGACAGGAAGTTCAAGTCTGAGACTCCTGGTTTTGGCTCCATCAATCAGGCTTCAGACTTAACCGTGAAAC ATATGCCCAAACAAACTACTCCTCCAAATGTGCCAAAACAAACCACCCCTCATGTGCCCAAACAAAAGACCCCCC